One window of Mastacembelus armatus chromosome 20, fMasArm1.2, whole genome shotgun sequence genomic DNA carries:
- the mc4r gene encoding melanocortin receptor 4, whose amino-acid sequence MNTTEHHRVSEGYNNTTLPLPKDSEAKKDSVGCYSQLPISPEVFLILGIISLLENILVVAVIMKNKNLHSPMYFFICSLAVADMLVSVSNASETIVIALINTRSLTFSVKLIKSMDNVFDSMICSSLLASICSLLAIAIDRYITIFYALQYHNIVTLRRAMIVISIIWAFCSVSGVLFIIFSESTTVLICLITMFFTMLVLMASLYTHMFLLARLHMKRIAAMPRNIPIQPRASMKAAITLTILIGVFVVCWAPFFLHLILMITCPRNPYCTCFMSHFNMYLVLIMCNSIIDPIIYAFRSQEMRNTFKEIFYCGNIYFGLKAV is encoded by the coding sequence ATGAACACCACAGAACATCACAGAGTGAGTGAAGGCTACAACAACACCACTCTGCCACTTCCCAAGGACTCAGAAGCCAAAAAGGACTCTGTAGGATGTTATTCACAGCTTCCGATTTCACCAGAGGTTTTCCTCATTCTTGGGATCATCAGCCTGCTGGAGAACATCCTGGTTGTTGCTGttataatgaaaaacaagaacCTTCACTCCCCTATGTACTTTTTCATTTGTAGCCTTGCTGTGGCTGACATGCTTGTAAGTGTCTCCAATGCCTCTGAGACTATTGTCATAGCACTTATCAATACACGCAGCCTGACCTTTTCTGTCAAACTGATTAAAAGCATGGACAACGTGTTTGACTCCATGATCTGCAGCTCTCTGTTAGCATCTATCTGCAGCTTGCTGGCAATCGCCATTGACCGCTACATCACTATATTCTATGCGCTGCAGTACCACAATATTGTTACCCTGCGAAGAGCAATGATTGTCATCAGCATAATCTGGGCATTCTGTTCTGTGTCTGGAGTCCTGTTCATCATCTTCTCAGAGAGCACCACAGTGCTTATTTGCCTCATCACCATGTTCTTCACCATGCTGGTGCTCATGGCGTCACTGTATACCCACATGTTCCTGCTGGCACGCTTGCACATGAAGCGAATTGCTGCAATGCCAAGAAACATACCCATCCAGCCACGAGCCAGCATGAAGGCCGCCATTACCCTAACCATCCTCATCGGGGTATTCGTGGTGTGCTGGGCACCGTTTTTCCTGCATCTCATCCTGATGATCACCTGCCCCAGGAATCCTTACTGCACCTGCTTTATGTCCCACTTCAATATGTACCTTGTTCTCATTATGTGCAACTCCATTATTGACCCCATCATATATGCCTTTCGCAGCCAAGAAATGAGAAACACCTTCAAAGAAATTTTCTACTGTGGGAACATTTACTTTGGTCTAAAAGCTGTCTGA